One Dictyostelium discoideum AX4 chromosome 3 chromosome, whole genome shotgun sequence genomic region harbors:
- the rnpA gene encoding RNA recognition motif-containing protein RRM has product MGFYTQSDEESVLSSSDRSPTSSLISNNNLIEENLLNDDIKSTSTSISTNGSPESKNKKLPSTSTLIKDGDNNISINNNNNSISKSQRNANNEIFFGGVNKTVNEEELLEIFNENSDNNVLEIRLMKDKLTGESKGFGFVLFNDRSMCRNVIDKLNGKSIKGKIIEVKQSENKRKLFIGNLPKDLSKEQFISIFNEKTEGIESIDFLMSPDQPNKNRGFAFIEYQDHYLADTARRILTASTVKLGDYITTLTVNWSDPDPTTLDPQNDPLENKEIKAIYIRNLPLNHRNDLSITKIINDIIQENSLSLLNNNNNNKDDIIEKIIIPQGAPTLEIINNLNNNLNNNNINNNNNSLNNSKRDYAFVHLKTRELAEEILRIHEEKPININGKVLSLSFAKPIDKKLRSDKIQRKLQRISNNQKNNLNNLNNSFNNLNNINNGNLFGSTSFNPHIPQHYKNSSVHYNQLNNNNNNNNNNNNNNQQQKQLLQQQFLNYLNNNTNNNFNNFNGNLPMDNTYLQLLQQQQQLQPQQLYFNYPNSLNNGNFQKKRFTPY; this is encoded by the coding sequence atggGTTTTTATACACAGAGTGATGAAGAAAGtgttttatcatcatcagatCGTTCACCAACTTCGTCattaattagtaataataatttaattgaagagaatttattaaatgatgatataAAATCAACTTCAACTTCCATTTCAACAAATGGATCACCagaatctaaaaataaaaaattaccatCAACAAGtactttaattaaagatggtgataataacatttcaatcaataataataataatagtattagtaAAAGTCAAAGAAAtgcaaataatgaaatattttttggtGGTGTAAATAAAACTGTTAATGAAGAAGAGTTATTAGAAATTTTCAATGaaaatagtgataataatgtATTGGAAATTAGATTAATGAAAGATAAATTAACTGGTGAGAGTAAAGGATTTGGTTTCGTTCTTTTTAATGATAGATCAATGTGTAGAAATgttattgataaattaaatggtaAATCGATTAAAGGTAAAATCATTGAAGTTAAACAATCCGAGAACAAACGTAAACTATTCATTGGTAATTTACCAAAAGATCTATCAAAGGAACAAttcatttcaatatttaatgaaaaaactgAAGGTATTGAATCAATCGATTTCTTAATGTCACCAGAccaaccaaataaaaatagaggTTTTGCTTTCATCGAATATCAAGATCATTATTTAGCCGATACTGCTCGTAGAATTTTAACAGCTTCAACTGTAAAATTGGGTGATTATATTACTACTCTCACTGTGAATTGGTCAGATCCTGATCCTACAACTTTAGATCCTCAAAATGATCCAttggaaaataaagaaattaaagcaATTTATATTAGAAATTTACCATTAAATCATAGAAACGACCtatcaattacaaaaataattaatgatataattcaagaaaattctttatcacttttaaataataataacaataacaaagaTGATATAAtcgaaaaaataataatacctcAAGGTGCTCCAACattagaaattattaataatttaaataataatttaaataataataatattaataataataataatagtttaaataattcaaaaagagATTATGCTTTTGTTCATTTAAAAACTAGAGAATTGGCCGAAGAAATTTTAAGAATACATGAagaaaaaccaataaatataaatggtAAGGTTTTGTCATTAAGTTTTGCAAAACCAatagataaaaaattaagatcCGATAAGATTCAAAGAAAATTACAAAGAATTTccaataatcaaaaaaataatttgaataatttaaataatagttttaataatttaaataatataaataatgggAATCTATTTGGAAGTACATCTTTTAATCCTCATATTCCCCAACATTATAAAAACTCAAGTGTACATTATAACcaactaaataataataataataataataataataataataataataatcaacaacaaaaacaattattacaacaacaatttttaaattatttaaataataataccaataataattttaataactttAATGGAAATTTACCAATGGATAATACATATTTACAACTTttacagcaacaacaacaacttcaaccccaacaattatattttaattatccGAACTCCTTAAATAATggaaattttcaaaaaaaaagatttactCCAtactaa
- a CDS encoding BRCT domain-containing protein — MFRQQSKYLKTLFLNFKNSNIINNNNNNNNNNILKSSKFTTTTSTINNNNNNNNNNNKKNNNNEIIEIEELRNKINRYNDLYYNKSKSEISDFEYDKLFKRLEILEKKFNQQTITNQVGAPISDYSNNRGLKFRHKSRMLSLQNTYSKDDIIAFKNKIEKFLLKKQTSQQQQPQQQIEYSLELKYDGIGISLVYENNKLKRVLTRGNGEIGEDITTNALQFIPSLKNLLTLPSNLTVFILFLILKYKDFEIRGEVVLNKSYLKIINKLKLDNNDQHQYKNTRNIVSGILRKSIEEDANDSLNIEPILLLNEQMKFDFFPYFFIPTNNNNNNINNGENENENDNEKENDNEMIIDDERCNTQSKNLKLFEKMGFQIDNGSNTVVTLSTGGGGNNNDIKNIEEFIKEWELKKRENHNWDIDGIVIKVNDINIQRILGDINRSPRWAFAYKFGAKSEISTIKDIVLQVGKSGRITPVALVEPIQVHGVTISRATLNNLSYINKLNIKIGSKVLIERAGDVIPKIITNLDDNINNTNTNTNTNNTNNIESLFKCNENGNILCPCNLKSELVNRVGYVDYFCVAENCPNQLVQQISWFVDKKAMNIQGVGKSQIQVLLENQLIEDFGDLYELYQFKEKLLSLKGFSHTKVNNLLESIEDSKSRGLASLLCAIGIPGIGSSNSKILSEKFQSLDNLINSPSIESIELQSGLGRQTSESIFNFFNPLDQFEKQYLDYLIFKFKSNNLKLTHNNNNDNNEEIGNNNNNNNNENNNSFLSNKYIVITGKFKLGDRDFVKDFIQRKFNAKVQSSINSFTQILLIGEKPAIAKLNKANELGIQIKSENELDIKH; from the exons ATGTTTAGGCAAcaatcaaaatatttaaagactttatttttaaattttaaaaatagtaatataattaataataataataataataataataataatatattaaaaagtaGTAAatttactactactacatcaactataaacaataataataataataataataataataataaaaaaaataataataatgaaataattgaaattgaagaattaagaaataaaattaatagatataatgatttatattataataaatctaaaagtGAAATATCAGATTTCGaatatgataaattatttaaaagattagaaattttagaaaagaaatttaatcaACAAACTATTACTAATCAAGTTGGAGCACCAATTAGTgattatagtaataatagagGATTAAAATTCAGACATAAATCAAGAATGTTATCATTACAAAATACTTATTCAAAAGATGATATAATTgcattcaaaaataaaattgagaaatttctattaaaaaaacaaacatcacaacaacaacaaccacaacaacaaattgaatACTCTTTAGAATTGAAATATGATGGTATTGGTATAAGTTTAgtttatgaaaataataaattaaaaagagtTTTAACAAGAGGTAATGGTGAAATTGGTGAAGATATCACAACAAATGCATTACAATTTATTCCATcacttaaaaatttattaactttaCCTTCAAATTTAACcgtatttattttatttctaatatta aaatataaagattttgaaattagaGGTGAggttgttttaaataaatcatatttaaaaattataaataaattaaaacttgataataatgatcaacatcaatataaaaatacaagAAATATTGTATCTGGTATTCTAAGgaaatcaattgaagaagatgctaatgattcattaaatattgaaccaatattattattaaatgaacaaatgaaatttgatttctttCCATACTTTTTTATACcaactaataataacaataataatattaataatggtgaaaatgaaaatgaaaatgataatgaaaaggAAAATGACAATGAAATgataattgatgatgaacGTTGTAATACACAatcaaagaatttaaaactttttgaaaaaatggGATTTCAAATTGATAATGGTTCAAATACAGTTGTAACTTTATCtactggtggtggtggtaataataatgatataaaaaatattgaagaatttataaaagaaTGGGAActtaaaaaaagagagaatCATAATTGGGATATTGATGGTATAGTTATAAAAGTGAATGATATAAATATTCAAAGAATATTAGGAGACATTAATAGATCACCAAGATGGGCTTTTGCATATAAATTTGGAGCAAAGAGTGAAATTTCAACAATAAAAGATATAGTTTTACAAGTTGGTAAAAGTGGTAGAATTACACCAGTTGCATTGGTTGAACCAATTCAAGTTCATGGTGTTACCATTTCTCGTGcaactttaaataatctCTCATAcatcaataaattaaatattaaaattggttcaaaagttttaattgaacGTGCTGGTGATGTAAttccaaaaataattactaaccttgatgataatatcaataataccaataccaataccaataccaataataccaataatattgaatcattatttaaatgtaatgaaaatggtaataTATTATGTCCatgtaatttaaaaagtgaATTAGTTAATAGAGTTGGAtatgttgattatttttgTGTTGCTGAAAATTGTCCAAATCAATTAGTTCAACAAATTTCATGGTTTGTTGATAAGAAAGCAATGAATATTCAAGGTGTTGGTAAAAGTCAAATTCAAGTATTATTagagaatcaattaattgaagatTTCGGTGACTTGTATGAACTTTATCAATTTAAGGaaaaactattatcattGAAAGGTTTTAGTCATAcaaaagttaataatttattagaatCAATTGAGGATAGTAAATCACGTGGTTTAGCTTCACTACTCTGTGCTATAGGTATACCTGGTATTGGAAGCTCAAATTCAAAGATCCTCTCTGAGAAATTTCAATCTCTGGATAATCTAATTAATTCACCATCAAtcgaatcaattgaattacaATCTGGTCTTGGTAGACAAACTTCTGAatcaatctttaatttctttaaccCATTAGATCAATTtgaaaaacaatatttagattatttaatttttaaatttaaatcaaataatttaaaattaactcataataacaataatgataataatgaagaaattggtaataataataataataataataatgaaaataataatagttttttatcaaataaatatattgtaATTActggtaaatttaaattgggTGATAGAGATTTTGtaaaagattttattcaaagaaaatttaatgCAAAAGTTCAATCatcaataaattcttttactCAAATTCTATTAATTGGTGAAAAACCTGCAATtgcaaaattaaataaagcaAATGAATTGggtatacaaataaaaagtgaaaatgaaCTTGATATTAAACATTAA
- a CDS encoding RabGAP/TBC domain-containing protein, producing MDPSEETKSQTLPQDISNDNNNIIIEKEEKEIKENTNNNNTTTTTTNTITTNETINVEIENIPQPTIIQQQQINEGVEKYLNNSTAIKDNKDEIFDKILSIIKENNSNLLSQYLENLSGLKNEKIIKDDDKEDDEDDEDDEKIEKKKQPQQKKSIRYSQENLNLYLEREKEIKENNKYFNFKEILNKTIESTGKTLLYTSIESDCFNDIVLLLLKYGADPNKTVTLNENIDENTTTSSSGSGSGSGSNNNNNNNLNNSNNEIDELLEYYKKSTKIESPIHLVIRNGDSTILNLLLDYNVDVNQKDSLERTPIILSSANGKTECSRLLVLKGCKVNEIDKKQKTALHLAMDGGYDDIATTLTQNGADISLRYHYKPLNRHNHTYRQSIQDYSDYKDIKILNKLDRFGNIQYGYNNSNDNNNNNNNNNNNTNNNTSNNNTNNNTNNNTNEEINNEPPSPPIAPVPRKYTRRSTINSGLTSNISVLKNKKEIEKELERSIKWNAMIKRYNLNHKFTGKFKSRSIKGIPDRMRSEVWPLLSHAQEEKSRNPGLFNQLVNQHSANEIYIDLDVNRAYRNHIFFRERYGMGQVSLFNVLKVYSLYDQGVGYTQGMSSIASLLVMYLSEEDAFWTLQSLMSRPEYSMRSMFLSGLPGLIRMSFVFENLLNHYFPAAKNALDNINLTTTLYSTKWFLIGFLDSFPFHISLRVWDLIFSEGYTIVYSIAMALFRLNEKSILANKDSFEKCYNILRSFETFEIDEDIFIKYVIKHRISSKRIQYWEDKHAASLSSTN from the exons ATGGATCCAAGTGAAGAGACAAAGTCTCAAACTTTACCACAAGATATTAGTAATgacaacaataatataattattgaaaaagaagaaaaggaGATAAAggaaaatacaaataataataatacaacaaccacaaccaccaatacaataacaacaaatgAAACTATAAATGTAGAAATCGAAAATATACCGCAACCAACAAttatacaacaacaacaaattaacGAGGGAGtagaaaaatatttaaacaattcaacagcaataaaagataataagGACGAAATATTTGATAAgattttatcaataattaaagaaaataattcaaatttattaagtCAATATTTAGAGAATTTATCtggtttaaaaaatgaaaaaataataaaagatgaTGACAaggaagatgatgaagatgatgaagatgatgagaaaatagaaaaaaagaaacaaccacaacaaaaaaaatccaTAAGATATTCtcaagaaaatttaaatctttatttagAAAGAGagaaagaaattaaagaaaataataaatattttaattttaaagaaattttaaataaaacaattgaatcaactggtaaaactttattatatacttcaattgaatctgattgttttaatgatatagtattattattattaaaatatggaGCTGATCCAAATAAAACTGTaacattaaatgaaaatatagaTGAAAATACTACAactagtagtagtggtagtggtagtggtagtggtagtaataataataataataataatttaaataattcaaataatgaaattgatgaattattagaatattataaaaaatcaacaaaaattGAAAGTCCAATTCATTTAGTAATTAGAAACGGTGattcaacaattttaaatttattattggatTATAATGTTGATGTGAATCAAAAGGATTCATTGGAAAGAACACCAATTATACTATCAAGTGCAAATGGTAAAACTGAATGTTCAAgattattagtattaaaaGGTTGTAAagttaatgaaattgataaaaagcAAAAAACAGCACTTCATTTAGCAATGGATGGTGGCTATGATGATATAGCAACAACTCTAACTCAAAATGGTGCTGATATCTCCCTTAGATATCATTATAAACCATTAAATAGACATAATCATACCTATCGTCAATCAATACAAGATTATTCAGattataaagatattaaaattttaaataaattagatcGTTTTGGTAATATTCAGTATGgttataataattcaaatgataataataataataataataataataataataatacaaataataatacaagtaataataatacaaataataatacaaataataatacaaatgaagaaattaataatgaaccaccatcaccaccaattgCACCAGTACCTAGAAAATATACAAGAAGATCAACTATTAATAGTGGATTAACATCAAATATAAGtgttttaaagaataaaaaagagattgaaaaagaattggAAAGATCAATTAAATGGAATGCAATGATAAAGAGATATAATTTGAATCACAAGTTTAcaggtaaatttaaatctagATCTATTAAAGGTATACCCGATAGAATGAGATCAGAGGTTTGGCCATTGTTATCACATGCTCAAGAAGAGAAATCCAGGAATCCAGGtttattcaatcaattgGTGAATCAACATTCTGCAAATGAGATTTATATAGATTTGGATGTTAATAGAGCTTATAGAAAtcatatattttttagaGAACGTTATGGTATGGGTCAAGTATCATTATTCAATGTCTTGAAAGTTTATTCACTATACGACCAAGGTGTTGGCTATACTCAAGGTATGAGTTCGATCGCTTCTTTATTAGTGATGTATCTATCAGAGGAAGATGCTTTTTGGACTTTACAATCTTTAATGTCTAGACCAGAATATTCAATGAGATCAATGTTTTTATCAGGTTTACCAGGTCTAATAAGAATGTCATTCGTTTttgaaaatcttttaaatcattatttccCCGCTGCTAAAAATGCTTTAGATAATATTAACTTAACAACCACCCTTTATTCAACAAAATGGTTCCTAATTGGTTTCTTAGATTCTTTCCCATTTCATATCTCCTTGCGTGTTTGGGATTTAATCTTCTCTGAAGGTTATACAATAGTTTATTCAATTGCAATGGCTTTATTTAGATTAAATGAAA aatcaattttaGCAAATAAAGATAGTTTTGAAAAAtgttataatattttaagatcatttgaaacatttgaaattgatgaagatatctttattaaatatgtAATAAAACATAGAATTAGTTCAAAAAGAATTCAATATTGGGAAGATAAACATGCcgcttcattatcatcaacaaattaa
- a CDS encoding hypothetical protein (Gp63 homolog), whose amino-acid sequence MNRNYLFLIFIILNIIFIKISNSTIQSNNNKNNFNNNKNINNNLEEPKSIQTIIDHYFGNFLTSPLGKKVSSKHYIIFEDPLEKEIPFEKSYGYNCKHDEISQKLKKPNFKKRHIYKKVEDYYPESSSSSYTSFSSSSFSNENKEFQSTEILNEKELIPQQLTLQRPVQNRPITNKNDEPQQQAQQQAQQQLEPQPQQQSIQDKYKPIPGYENIDNNLLNEKIQNNKIRFFINESYVVGKGDKGACHMVGQKIIMGFSGVVKEDCRIDVFSGAILNTPCFYSCQEKDILTEDLKVLLMDYVVKATFDIFTSIISVRTPDKTLKLVEDPDEPKPVQCTRGVYIPEELYTTGINNTDHYVFITSRPTPDLMTIAYSLICDSPIYYYGSAKDEWVYERPRVSVLNFNPNYFTKILESQSKWTFNQFMRVGIHEMVHSLGFSSPLYSSFINPESGLPYSVNKTITKTVQENGTSPLGKPFIREKYLISSPSVVNFTKEYFNCDSAEGFELEDYGGAGTAGSHWEKRTADEEIMTGYISPTLPLSRLTLSFLYDTGWYFPNFNYSEQHKWGSKLGCNWLKNCEIDSWSHQGYYCDNFREMGCTANRLGKGICHIVRYQDTIPVIYQHFNSTSIGGSNRASDYCPYYQIVHSVSCPSCSYCSNTEESPNKSIKEEFGKNSRCFNYNLLYLSNERFINRRTNTSNNNKKVKTINNNNNENNENNKISSNSDDNSNNNNNNNNNNNNNNNNNNNNNNNNNNNNNNNNGQLYDEYQENNIISDPMANSLSRKSNVEKKVGCWVNRCSDKNIVQIKIENEWLDCNYNSTLQIPLENNQFSTIVLELVCPTDMDLCINR is encoded by the coding sequence atgaatagaaattatttattcttaatatttattattttaaatattatatttattaaaataagtAATAGTACAATTCaaagcaataataataaaaataattttaataataataaaaatattaataataatttagaagaaccaaaatcaattcaaactATAATTGACCATTACTTTGGTAACTTTTTAACATCTCCATTAGGTAAAAAAGTTAGTAGTAAacattatattatttttgaagatccattagaaaaagaaataccATTTGAAAAAAGTTATGGTTATAATTGCAAACATGATGAAATAagtcaaaaattaaaaaaaccaaattttaaaaaaagacatatttataaaaaagttGAAGATTATTACCCTgaatcatcttcttcaagttatacttctttttcttcttcttcattttcaaatgaaaataaagaatttcaatcaacagaaattttaaatgaaaaagaattaataccTCAACAATTAACATTACAAAGACCAGTTCAAAATAGaccaattacaaataaaaatgatgaaccacaacaacaagctcaacaacaagctcaacaacaacttgaacctcaacctcaacaacaatcaatacAAGATAAATATAAACCAATACCAGGatatgaaaatattgataataatttattaaatgaaaaaattcaaaataataaaattcgtTTCTTTATTAATGAAAGTTATGTAGTGGGTAAAGGTGATAAGGGCGCATGTCATATGGTCGgtcaaaaaattattatgggATTTAGTGGTGTTGTTAAGGAAGATTGTAGAATTGATGTTTTTAGTGGTGCCATTTTGAATACTCCATGCTTTTATAGTTGTCAAGAGAAAGATATACTAACTGAAGATTTGAAGGTACTTTTAATGGATTATGTTGTAAAAGCAACTTTTGATATATTTACCAGTATAATATCAGTTCGTACACCtgataaaactttaaaattagtGGAGGACCCTGATGAACCAAAACCAGTCCAATGTACACGTGGTGTTTACATACCAGAGGAATTATACACCACTGGTATCAATAATACCGATCATTATGTTTTCATTACATCAAGACCAACACCAGACCTAATGACAATTGCATACTCTTTGATTTGTGATTCACCAATCTATTACTATGGTAGCGCTAAAGATGAATGGGTTTATGAAAGACCAAGAGTGAGTGTACTAAATTTCAATCCAAATTATTTCACTAAAATCTTAGAGAGTCAAAGTAAATGGACATTCAATCAATTTATGAGAGTTGGTATCCATGAGATGGTTCATTCACTTGGATTTTCATCACCACTTTATAGTAGTTTCATTAATCCTGAAAGTGGGTTACCATATAgtgtaaataaaacaataactAAAACAGTACAAGAGAATGGTACATCACCATTAGGTAAACCATTCATTCGTgagaaatatttaattagttCACCATCTGTTGTAAATTTCACTAAAGAGTATTTCAATTGTGATTCAGCAGAAGGATTTGAATTGGAAGATTATGGTGGTGCAGGTACTGCTGGAAGTCATTGGGAGAAAAGAACAGCCGATGAAGAGATAATGACTGGTTACATTTCACCAACGTTGCCATTAAGTAGATTAACTTTATCTTTTCTTTATGATACTGGTTGGTATTtcccaaattttaattactcTGAACAACATAAATGGGGTAGTAAATTAGGATGTAATTGGTTAAAGAATTGTGAAATTGATTCTTGGTCTCATCAAGGATACTATTGTGATAACTTTAGAGAAATGGGTTGTACTGCCAATAGATTAGGTAAAGGAATTTGTCATATAGTTCGTTATCAAGATACAATACCTGTAATTTATCAACATTTTAATTCAACATCAATTGGTGGTAGTAATCGTGCCTCTGATTATTGTCCATACTATCAAATAGTTCATTCAGTATCTTGTCCAAGTTGTTCCTATTGTTCAAATACTGAAGAATCtccaaataaatcaataaaagaagaatttggtaaaaatagtagatgttttaattataatttacttTACCTTAGTAATgaaagatttattaatagAAGAACTAAtactagtaataataataaaaaagttaaaactataaataataataataatgaaaataatgaaaataataaaattagtagtaatagtgatgataatagtaataataataataataataataataataataataataataataataataataataataataataataataataataataataataataataataatggtcaATTATATGATGAATatcaagaaaataatattattagtgATCCAATGGCAAATAGTTTATCAAGGAAATCaaatgttgaaaaaaaagttggaTGTTGGGTTAATAGATGTAGtgataaaaatattgtacaaattaaaattgaaaatgagtGGTTAGATTGTAATTATAATTCAACTTTACAAATACCtttagaaaataatcaattcaGTACCATAGTTTTAGAATTAGTTTGTCCTACTGATATGGATTTATGTATTAATAGATAA